The genomic region TCTGGGAGCAGAGTTCCAAAGAGCAGAAGTGTAGTTCAATAATAGAAGCGAGGGAACGATTTTATACAGAAAGGGTGAAGAGGTTCAATGACCATCGTACCCTTCTAAACTGGTTTATTTTCCTTTCTTTTTTTTTGTAAAAAAGAAAAAAGTGTTACTGTATATTTTTCCTAACAACATATGTCTTCCACTCATTAAGTTGATTTACATAAGAATGCACTAATTTATGACATGTGTCCTCCACAACTCTTAGTATATGTACACATGTACATGTGTGTGTGTATATATATATATATATATTATGTAAATTTCAAAAGTTTGAGCTTTTAAATAATGTATGGTAATTTACAACATTTGAATAATCACACATGAATTTTTTCAATAAAAAAAACAAAGAAAATATACTTGGTATAGTATATATAACCCTTTTTTTTCTTTTTTCTTTTTTCTTTTTGTGGAAAACAAAGTGCAAAGTGTCACCTTGATAAATAAAAAACGTCATAAACAGTTCAAAAGAGAATGAATTACCTTGATAAAAAAAAACGTCATAAAAGAATTGTAAAATATTTGCATCTATATAGATGCACCTAATATAAAATATTTTATTCTGACTCAGCTGAAAAAAAAAAAACTATTTAGTTGTAAATATTGTTAATGAACTTACCATATAAATATATCAAAATTAGCAGATTGATCATTGTAAATTTTGCAACACATCCTTGTACACAATATTTTTGGTGAACCTATTTGGTATCTTCTCATTCAAGATCACAATTTTAATTCCTTCTCTTGATGTAACTCTAGATAGAGCTACATACAATTGACCATGACTAAAAACAGGTTGGGGCAAAAACAAACCAACTTGTTTTAATGACTGACCCTGACTTTTATTTATCGTCATTCCATAACATGCTCTTACTGGAAATTGTCTTCTTCGTAAAATAAATGGCCACTTCAAGTTAGATGCAGATAATACAATCCTAGGCAAAAAAACTTTTTGGTTCACATGAGTTCCTGTTAACACTCTAGCTTCAATGATCTTGTCAAATAAATTTGTGATGATTAGCCTTGTCCCATTGCACAACCCATTTGTTTGATCCAAATTTCTAAGAAGCATAATAGGCATTCCTTTTTTCAAAAGTAATTTATGTGATGGCAATCCACTCATTTCAATACTATTTAACAGTTCTGGTGGATACAATACGCTCAAATTGTCTGCATTATCATTTGTCAAGCATATAGAATCACAACTTAGATAAGTTACTGTTTCTCCAGGTAGAAAATCTATTGCATAATTATTGACCTCATTGACTGTAACATTTTTGGGGGTAATAATTGCACGCTCTCTAATATAATCAAAACACATGTACTTTTTTTGAAAATCCGGATATGTAGCATGGAATATTGAACTGATTGGATCAATAGGGTTATCAATTAACATGTCATTTGGTATTTCTATCCAGGCTGCATCTCTATCATCATCCTCATCATCTATAGCACTAACATTTCCATCGCCAATTTGTAACAACCAATCTGCAAAATGTGATATTTGTAGTTTTTGTTCATCACTCATTCCCTTTTTACGAAGCCTCATATTCTCAGTTAAACGAAAAACCTTAAACAATGGCCACAATAAAGAACTATTTAGTGATGCTTCAATCACTTTAGCTTTTGTTGAATCAAGCACAACTGGTAATATCTGTCGAAAATCTCCGCCAAGCACAATAGGCATACCACCAAATGGAGGAACATTTTCAGGTGCATAGCGATACGATAATATATCCCTAAGTGATGTATCTAAACATTCGAAACAACATTTATCTGTCATTGGTGCCTCATCCCAAATAATCAAATCCGTCTTTTCCACCAACTTCGCAAGATGTGTTCCTTTTGTGATTGATGAAACCTTACCATCAGTTAGATCAATTGGTATCTTAAATCTAGAATGAGCAGTCCTTCCATTCGGTAATAATAATGATGCAATTCCAGATGAAGCAACTGCCAACACAATTTTTCTTTCAGATCTTAGTTTGCTAATAATCGTGTGCCATAAAAATGTTTTCCCTGTACCTCCATGGCCATACACAAAAAAAAGCCCAGTCCTTTTATTAGAAACAACATCAAGCACATTGTCATATATCAATTTTTGACCATCGTTTAACTCAGATACCAAATTTTGGTGTTCTTTCTCTAAAGCAGAACAATCATAATCTAACTCTTCTCTTAACTGTTTGTTTCTCAACTGAAGCATTGTTTCCTTGTCTGGCAACGGCAAGTGATATGTTGCCAATGATGACCCACCATTACTGAGGAGTTGTTCCAATTCAAACAATAATGAATTTCGCAACTCTTTTTCAAGGATGTTTAAATGCGGCATCATAAAATCGGACCGAACATTGTATAAAATATCATCACACATATGATGCCAATGAGTTTCAAAAAGATGACATGGATTTGAAACATCACAAAACATTAAAATTGTAACAAATAGGTGACGCAGCTGATATGAAGTTGCAGTTGGTGTGGCCTCTGTTAAAGCATCATTCCACTCTTTGTCATCACCTAATAAACCAAGTGCACGACATGCTTCCTGATATGTAGAATGAACAATACCACAAATTGTCCGAATAGATTCAAAACTTGTACAGCCTTTACGTGTATTTAAAAGCAAGCGCAAGTAATATAATTCTCCAGTTGTCGGATGTACATTTGCTAATCGACCTAATGCAAAACCTCGTTGCCGTGGATTCCAAGATTTACTATCATTATTCCAAACAAACTCAGAAGGGGACTCTCCATATGTTAATCTATTTGCCTTATCTTTTAACTCCTTATTTCCATTTGCATTGAACCATGCAGTAAGCATAGTGTCTTCTGATCCTTGTTTTTCGATTACTGAAGTCAGCGGTTGATTCTGACCAAAAACAATGGTCTGTTGTCCAGGCAAATGTACTTTTAGCAATTCAACAGGTGGATGGCGAGAATGAATTGGATACTCAAATAATCTCCATGCAGCTTCAGGTGCAGATATATACCTACAATTCAAATATATTGCAATCTCATCTGTTATGTTAGATTGAAAACCAACCCTTGCTCTATCAGGACCCTTGCTTATATACTTGAACAAATATTTTATTAACATCGATTGAGAACATGATTCAACATTTATATGCGCATTGTACCTTAACAAAAGTTCAGCGTTATAAGGAACAACAAAAGCATTGTCAACTCTCACATCATTTTTCATAACAAATTTAAAGGCGTCATCACGACGTCTGTACACTGGAAAGGCATTTGATTCAAACAATGTATCCTGCGTGTAATCTTTTGGAAAAGATTTTTTGCATTTCTTCTCTCTCATACAGGGTGCTCTAGGGTTGATCACACCACATGGTCCATGGATCATAAATTGTTGAACAATGTCAAATAAGATTGGTTTTGCATTCTTATCGGGCAGCTCAGCAGAGATGATTGAATCTACATCAAAACCCGAATAACATTTGTTATTCTCAGACAACCAAAATAACATGTGTGAATGAGGTAATCCTCGTTTTTGAAATTCGATCGTTGCAACATCTGCATAACATAATTTGTAGGAATATCGTTAGCTCATGAGCACCTAAAAGCAAAGACTGTATTCATGGAAGCAAAAATATCACACTCTAAACAAAACATACCTGCAATGATCTTGCCAAATGGCTTCCCAGACTTAAAGTATTCAATAAGATCATCATGTTTCATTTTGAAAACTCTTGCGACAACATCTGGGCGATCTTCAGGTCTGTCACCATGTTTGTTTTGCAATGCTCGCCTAATCTCAGGCCACTTTGGATTGCAAGTGAATGTTATGAACAAATCTGGAGGGCCATACTTTCGACACAAAGCCATAGCATCATGGTAGTGCTTTATCATATATCGTGGACTCCTAGTGTGTGTGCTAGGTAAAATAATTCTCTTCCCAACATTTTCACCATCATCATGTCCTCTTAATGAGGCATCACATATACCCTCGTAAGTCTCACTCCTAATATCGCGTTGATTTTTTCTAATATAAAACAATCTGTCCTCTTCAACATTTGCATATGCATCAACCAAGAATTGTTGAAACAGACGACCTGCTTTGAACAAAGTGTTTGATTCATTTTCGCGCTCATGTATTTGGTAAGACATAAAACCACGCATAGACATTTTTTCTCGCTTCCGCACTTGATTATCTTTGCGCGTACATAATTTCAAATCAATGTGATAACCATCTTCACCATAAGGGAAGAGAATAGGATACTGGAATGACATGAATTTTGGATGTAATCTTGATACTCGCTGTAATCCAGCCGCAACAGTGTCCACAACAACATCTCTATTTGCCTCGTACAATCCAATATCACCAACAATGAGACCAGCAACCTCACTACTACTCGGGACATCATATTGTCTATCCCCTATCATATCAATGTCAAGAATTGTCAAATTCATAGAACGCAAAGATGCGTCATTGTATTTGTTCCGAAGAGATCGATAATACTGGACTAATTCATTGTTTTCATCAAACATGTCAATCAATCTACTGAAAACATCCAAGTCCAAACCATCAATGGCTCGCTGACGATTAGCAACTTCATTTTCTGTATCATATATATACAATTGTGCAAATTTAGGCAATTCACCTACTGGAGGAATCAAT from Fragaria vesca subsp. vesca linkage group LG3, FraVesHawaii_1.0, whole genome shotgun sequence harbors:
- the LOC101312236 gene encoding uncharacterized protein LOC101312236; this translates as MQREFFLISVKMPRKRRIRDNSCSPLFSDQVDHVVPCVTPPAKRQGKSDSSSVKKAKHCGGVGLVGVQLNVGSSPSVGSSPSSSNIRMVGIDECNDCSADRGIDALNVQRVNVGQSCYQRKRRIRGITSAYVDFGDMTNVCVDCDALFWLRESKNVPKNSQPIYTGCCQEGRVRVPRAKPTPAFLEHLLDAGNGRQSVEFRKNIRAYNSTFAFTSMGANVDTTVNDGHGPYVFKISGQIYHLMGSLIPPVGELPKFAQLYIYDTENEVANRQRAIDGLDLDVFSRLIDMFDENNELVQYYRSLRNKYNDASLRSMNLTILDIDMIGDRQYDVPSSSEVAGLIVGDIGLYEANRDVVVDTVAAGLQRVSRLHPKFMSFQYPILFPYGEDGYHIDLKLCTRKDNQVRKREKMSMRGFMSYQIHERENESNTLFKAGRLFQQFLVDAYANVEEDRLFYIRKNQRDIRSETYEGICDASLRGHDDGENVGKRIILPSTHTRSPRYMIKHYHDAMALCRKYGPPDLFITFTCNPKWPEIRRALQNKHGDRPEDRPDVVARVFKMKHDDLIEYFKSGKPFGKIIADSIISAELPDKNAKPILFDIVQQFMIHGPCGVINPRAPCMREKKCKKSFPKDYTQDTLFESNAFPVYRRRDDAFKFVMKNDVRVDNAFVVPYNAELLLRYISAPEAAWRLFEYPIHSRHPPVELLKVHLPGQQTIVFGQNQPLTSVIEKQGSEDTMLTAWFNANGNKELKDKANRLTYGESPSEFVWNNDSKSWNPRQRGFALGRLANVHPTTGELYYLRLLLNTRKGCTSFESIRTICGIVHSTYQEACRALGLLGDDKEWNDALTEATPTATSYQLRHLFVTILMFCDVSNPCHLFETHWHHMCDDILYNVRSDFMMPHLNILEKELRNSLLFELEQLLSNGGSSLATYHLPLPDKETMLQLRNKQLREELDYDCSALEKEHQNLVSELNDGQKLIYDNVLDVVSNKRTGLFFVYGHGGTGKTFLWHTIISKLRSERKIVLAVASSGIASLLLPNGRTAHSRFKIPIDLTDGKVSSITKGTHLAKLVEKTDLIIWDEAPMTDKCCFECLDTSLRDILSYRYAPENVPPFGGMPIVLGGDFRQILPVVLDSTKAKVIEASLNSSLLWPLFKVFRLTENMRLRKKGMSDEQKLQISHFADWLLQIGDGNVSAIDDEDDDRDAAWIEIPNDMLIDNPIDPISSIFHATYPDFQKKLCLVFTDNTMSATITPISAIQPSENGKTIEVRVCRIWRGKILNPIERNEGLQCVLVDRNMNAIHAIIKEAYYDYVKEKLMVGCVYRISKFHSKESQDKYIIVEHRAQLLFNNRTQFIPLPKLPDIPQHWFQFVDFDKLHMRENNDTVLTDLIGRLKLVYPLEEAFIDGRKALKRLLHIQDARRQDLKLTLWGTLASEFDVDMIKTLPPPVVMAFTSTKVRRYENTIVNNGLSTCLFINPAIPEIEEYRANFNKPYHAPKFITTSSARHEPAPAYRNEDVINVSTLNLQAGKKDKSPTFVCKAKITKFMVQQGWYYLGCPTCCKTLRLDHNSGKLCCGNHGEQIGHPIYKMELLLEDEDDSTTATIIGKAADTLFGIACHELVNEKGEDDKYNVPSAIEKAKNQYHVWRIGYGLRDEFLVKDVYLENRDDEKLFIHDTMSQPTTPAKRAAQPQKEETLKELLNMEIKKKQKRGEGSKGASK